CCAAACGCTATTTACGTTACCTTGAAAAATCTATTATTGTTATTCTTGCCTACATTGGATTTAAAATGTTACTTGATGTCGTAGGAATTATACATATTTCACCACTAGTTAGCTTAGGAATTGTTATAATTTGTTTAACTATTGGCATACTAGCATCTCTGTTCATTCCTCAAACGACTACTCTTTCTCATAACAATACTATTCATACATAATTTTACTCTAGAGAAGTATAAAGCTTAATTGCTTTTAAATAATGATAAGTTAAACTAGTTACATATTTTCTTTAATACTAAAAAGAAAGATATAATCAATTAGTGTTAGCTTTCTGAATTTCGTCAGCCAGTCTAATAATATTATTAAAATGTTCTTGAGAAACAGGTTGAATAGAAAGTCGACTTCCTGCCTTCAAAAGTTCCATCCCTGAGAGATCATGCTGTAATCGCAATAAATTTCTTGGAATAGTTGGATGAAATACCTTAACCAACTGAACATCGACCATATACCATCTTGGATTTTCTGGCGTAGCTGATGGATCATAATGATCATTTTCTGGATCTTGTGCTGTATGATCAGGATAACTTTCTTTAACCACTTTAACAATACCAGCAATTTCAGGTAATTTCCCACTATGATAAAAAAAGCCAAGATCTCCTATTCTCATTTCATCTCTCATAAAATTTCTTGCCTGGTAATTTCTTACACCATCCCAACTTGTTGTTTGATTTGGTGCAGACTGTAAATCATTGATTGAGTAACAATCGGTATCACTTTTAAAAAGCCAATACTGCATTTCTATTTCCTTTATTCTTTGCTATAATGTACTGATTTATAAAAAAGAGAAAGGGATCAATATGCACCCTTACGTTTAACTACAACAGGAATTGTACGAGCTAATATAACAATATCTAACCATACTGACCAGTTAGAAATATAATACCAGTCTGTTTGTACACGTTGATTATATGTTAAATCATTTCGTCCAGATACTTGCCATAATCCTGTAATTCCTGGACGAACCTTTATATACAAAGCATAAGCATCGCCATAGCGGGCTACCTCTTCTTCTACAATTGGACGTGGGCCAACAAGACTCATATCTCCTAGTAGTACATTCCATATTTGAGGAAGTTCATCTAAGCTTGTTCGTCTTAACAACTTACCTACCTTTGTAATTCTTGGATCATACCGTAACTTTTGATCAGCTTTCCATTCATTTCTTAATTCTTCATTTTCATCTAAAGTTTTTTGTAAGACTTGTTCTGCATTTTGGACCATAGTACGAAACTTCACTATCCAAATAGGCTTACCCTCTCGACCAATACGTAATTGCCTAAAAAAAATAGGCCCTGGTGATTCCAACCGTATCCAAATTGCAATAAAACAAATGAGTGGGAAAGTAGCAATACCTATAATAATAGATAAAATAAGATCTATACACCTTTTAACAACTAGCTTTCGTGGATCAAGCAAATTTTGTCTTACTTTCAAACAAAGGAAAGAACCAATTTCTAAAGGACGAACCCATAGAGGAATACCACACTTAAAAAAATCTTCAGAAACAAGGATAATGGAAGAAAACAAAGTTGTGGCTACCTTCTCAAGCTTTGTATGGTATATGTCATCTTTTGATAAAAGAACAAATGCACAGCTTCTTGGATGGTTAGATACAAATTGTTTAATTTTTTGCTCTGTCTCAAGGTACATTAAAGAAGGTTTTAAATATCCATCGGAAGTCTTATCCTCTTTATCTTCTATTGTTTGATTTATAGAATACGCATAGCCCATAGGTGTTAAACCAAATTCTGGATGTTTTACTAAATATTTTTGAATCAATGAAAGAATACTACCATTGCCCAAAAAAATTGTTGGTATTCCCCACCAAGATTTTCTTGAAAAATACTGCCTAACATTACAACGAATGACAGGAACAACAATTAAACTTGCCATCCAAGAGGCCATATAAACAAGACGAGAAGGAAGATCTGCTCTAAAAAAGAATAAATAAATAGCAATACAAAAATAAGCTAATGAAACTGAAAGACTCAAACTTTTCACCTCTTCAGGAAGAGGTGGAGGCGTAGCATCATAAAGTTCCTTCATATAATTAACAAAAATAGCTACAAGAAGGAATAATAATAAGGTCCAATGTTGTGAAAATTCGACTGGTGTAAAAATATTCCGTATATATGCAGCAATAATAACTGTACTTAAAAGTGCTATACAGTCTGAGCATACTAATATTAGTGTACGCCTTGTCGTGAAGTTTAAAAAAAACTTTTTTACCTTAATCATATTGTAATGAATGAACTATATATTAGTATAGCTAAGGTTAACTAAAAATATAAAACAATTATTGTATGTTATCCTTACTAGCACATAAGTTATCAACAACTTTTGAAAACGCTTGATGAAATTGAGTCTCACTAAATTTAGAGGCATGTTTTACAAGCTGCTGAGTATTAATGGTATGTTCATGTTTTTCAAAATACTCAATAGCCTTTAATAAAGCTTCTGGTGTTTGTTCATGAAAGAAAAAACCTGTTATACCATCAGAAACTGTTTCTGATGCCCCTCCTTTGCTATAAGCAATGACAGGTCTTCCTGATGCCATAGCTTCTATAGGAACTATACCAAAATCTTCTTCCCCAGGGAAGAGTAGTGCACGACAACCAGCTAGTAATTTAGCCCTTTCGTCCATAGAAATTTTACCTATAAAAATAACACTTGGACCTGCCAGTTGTTTAAGTTTTGTATATGCATCTCCATCACCAGCAACAATTAATTTACGACCTGTTTCCGATGCAACTTTAATAGCCAAATCTACCCTCTTATACTCTACAAGCTGACCAAAACATAGGTAATAATCACCAACATCTCTTGTGGGTTTAAATAGGTCAAGCTCAACAGGTGGATAAATAACAGAAGCTGAACGTCCCCAGCAACGTTGCACACGTTGTGCTACTGTATGAGAATTTGCAAGAATAATATCAGGGTGTACCGCAGAACTTATATCCCACATCCGTAAGTAATGAAAAATAGGACGAATGATAGTTCGTGTTACTATACCTTTATTCTCAAGATAAGTGTGATAACAGTCCCATAAATACCTCATGGGAGTATGACAATAACATATATGTCGAGCAGAAGAATGAACAATAAGTCCTTTTGCAGGGCCGGATTCGCTGGAAATTATTAAATCATACCCCCGAAGATCAAGCTGTTCTAGAGCTAAAGGCATAAGCGGAAGATAATACTTATAGTACCGAGTTGCAAAAGGAAGACTATTAATAAATGTAGTATAAATAGTCTTATTTTTTAATAAAGGTGAAAGTTGATCCTTATCTACACAGTGAGTAAAAATATCCGCTTGAGGGTAAAGACGACAAAGAGACTCAATAACTTTCTCTCCTCCTCGCATTCCTATAAGCCAATAATGAACAATAGCAATCCGCATATTACCTCTTTGTCTCAGAACTTACTCACTCTCTTCTTGCTCTAACTGTAGAGATTGTTTATTGTATGTAAAACATTTCATAAAAACAATGCATAGTTTTATATAACATCGTTATTCTCACATGTTAATTATGATGGTAGTTATGGTTATATTATAATAATCAAATTGTTATAGTTAGTTAGTATTCTGAAAAAATTTAACTCTTTTTTTCTTACTTACTACTGCAAATTATACTTATAAGGAGCAAACATGAAGCTATTCCATGTTCTCTTCCTAGTACTTACAATATTATTCTTCATACCATTTAGTGTATTAGCTGCAACTGGACACTACGAATTACATGGCACAGAACTTTCAATAATATGGGTAATACCTTTTATTTGTATGCTTCTATCAATTGCTCTTGGACCTCTTATAATTCCTCACTTCTGGCATCATAACTTTGGGAAAATTTCTGTCTTCTGGGGACTTGCCTTTCTCATTCCCTGTGCTGTTATATTTGGAATACCTCTAACAGCTTATCAACTCTTACATACAATATTCCTTGAGTATATTCCATTTATTGTCTTACTTCTTGTACTCTTTACAGTAGCAGGAGGCGTTCGTCTCAAAGGTCACCTTATTGGAAAACCAATAGTCAACACAGGACTTCTTTTTATTGGAACTATATTAGCAAGCTGGATGGGTACTACTGGTGCAGCAATGCTACTTATTCGTCCACTCATTCGTGCAAATGAACATAGAAAATATGTTATACATTCTGTAATATTTTTTATTTTCCTTGTAGCCAATATAGGAGGTTCCTTAACTCCACTAGGTGATCCTCCCTTATTTTTAGGCTTTCTTAAAGGTGTTCACTTTTTTTGGACAACAACACACCTCTTTCCTATGACAGTTATTCTTTCTATCCTTTTACTTACTATCTATTTTATACTTGATAGTATATTATATAAAAAAGAAGGCTCTCCTTTACCTCAAAATATATCAGATAATCCAGGTCAGTTAGGAATTGAAGGAAAAGTAAATCTTATACTTTTACTTTGTGTAGTTCTTACTGTATTAATGTCAGGAGTATGGAATCCTGATATATCTATCAACATCTATGGAATAAGCATAGCTCTACAAGACCTCTCTAGAGATATTATACTCCTATTATTAACAGGAATATCTCTCAAGCTGACAAAAAAAGAGTCTCGAAAACTTAATGGATTTTCTTGGGAACCCATACAAGAAGTTGCAAAACTCTTTATAGGTATTTTTATTAGTATGATTCCTGCAATAACTATCCTTAGAGCTGGAGAACATGGTGTCCTTGCTCCGGTTATTGAACTTGTTTTTAAAGATGGACAGCCTGTTAATAGTATGTTTTTTTGGCTTACAGGTATTCTTTCATCCTTTTTAGATAATGCTCCAACTTATCTAGTATTTTTTAATACAGCCACAGGTGATGCTACTCATCTAATGGGGGAATGGGCAAAAACTTTATGTGCTATTTCTGCTGGCTCAGTATTTATGGGGGCAGTTACTTATATTGGGAATGCACCTAACTTTATGGTTCGTTCTATTGCTGTAACACATGGAATATCTATGCCAAGTTTCTTTGGATACATGTTATGGTCTATTTGTATCCTTTTCCCATGTTTTATTTTACTTACATGGCTCTTTTTTTAATGTATGTTATCTTTTCAAAAAGTATTGGTCTAACCACTTATAATCTTTTCTTAATAATGCAAAGAAATAACTCAATCATAGTTATTTCTTTGCAAAAAAGTTTGCTAGTGTACCATACTTAATACTTAATATATGTTATCACAGTATACCATTAGTATCTATAATAAGGTAAGGTATTATTATCAAAATACAATGAATAAAAATAATCTTCTTTATAAGAATGATGTTATCATTACATTAAATACCATGAATTATAATTGAATACCTATAGTAAATTTTGCTTAGTAAGATAACATCATCTGTATTAATTAAAGTAGTATAAAAACCATAATATAATATATAATGATACTAACACATACCCTCACTAATGTTTTATGAATATCTATACTACTTATATAGAACAAGAGCTGCCTTACATTAATGCTGCTATAAAAAAAAGCATAGCAGAACTCCCTTCATCTATTCAGCCTGTAGCTGAACATATTCTTCTCTCAAAAGGTAAAAGATTACGTCCAATGCTTACTATCCTCCTCTCTCGACTTTTTGGTTATAATGAGGATGATATCTATCCATTAGCAATTTCAGTTGAGTTTCTTCATGCAGCGACATTACTACATGATGATGTATTAGATAATGCGCTATTAAGACGTAATACTATTACAGCTCATAACCTCTTTGGGACTGTTTCTACTATACTTGCAGGTGACGCACTGCTTGCAAAAGGCAATTTACTTGTAGCAACCTATGGATGTCAGAAATGTATCCTAACGATATCCCAAGCTCTTTACCAAACAGCACATGGTGAAATTCTTGAGATATATAATCAAGGGGAAATATGGGAAAACAAAAATATTTATTTAGAAATTATTACTGGAAAAACAGCTTGGGTTATTCAAGCAGCTTGTAAAGTTGGTGCACTGAAAGCAGGTGCTACTCCACAACAGGTGGATGTTGCTGCTTTATTTGGCTATAATCTTGGTATTGCTTTTCAAATCATAGATGATGCATTAGACTTCTTACCTTCTAAAGATACAGGCAAACCTGAAGGAGGAGATATACGAGAAGGCAAATTTACACCACCACTTTTTTACTATTTAAAAACACTTTCTTTAGAAGAAAAAAATATATTTATAAAAAAATTTCAAACTCATAACTTTACAGATGAAGAGATACTTACTATTACCAGGGTCATCCATGAACAAAATTTTGATCAAAAAACACGGGAATTAGCCAATGTTTATTTTCAAAAAGCTTTAACAAATTTAGAATTATTAACTAATGTTCCCAAGCCTGAATACAAAACCATACTCATAGAATGCCTCAATTACATCTCTACAAGAACCTCATAAATATCCTTTTTTATCAGGAGAAATAAATGCTTCATCGTATTAGCGTGGGATTATTATCCCATATCGATGATACTATTGGCCAAAAAATAGCTTCATCTATTTATCAAACACTTTCTTTTCCTGTTACTACAGCTAACTTAATAAAAGTATTCACAATAGAAGGG
The sequence above is drawn from the Lawsonia intracellularis PHE/MN1-00 genome and encodes:
- a CDS encoding glycosyltransferase, translated to MRIAIVHYWLIGMRGGEKVIESLCRLYPQADIFTHCVDKDQLSPLLKNKTIYTTFINSLPFATRYYKYYLPLMPLALEQLDLRGYDLIISSESGPAKGLIVHSSARHICYCHTPMRYLWDCYHTYLENKGIVTRTIIRPIFHYLRMWDISSAVHPDIILANSHTVAQRVQRCWGRSASVIYPPVELDLFKPTRDVGDYYLCFGQLVEYKRVDLAIKVASETGRKLIVAGDGDAYTKLKQLAGPSVIFIGKISMDERAKLLAGCRALLFPGEEDFGIVPIEAMASGRPVIAYSKGGASETVSDGITGFFFHEQTPEALLKAIEYFEKHEHTINTQQLVKHASKFSETQFHQAFSKVVDNLCASKDNIQ
- a CDS encoding EVE domain-containing protein, encoding MQYWLFKSDTDCYSINDLQSAPNQTTSWDGVRNYQARNFMRDEMRIGDLGFFYHSGKLPEIAGIVKVVKESYPDHTAQDPENDHYDPSATPENPRWYMVDVQLVKVFHPTIPRNLLRLQHDLSGMELLKAGSRLSIQPVSQEHFNNIIRLADEIQKANTN
- a CDS encoding polyprenyl synthetase family protein, whose product is MNIYTTYIEQELPYINAAIKKSIAELPSSIQPVAEHILLSKGKRLRPMLTILLSRLFGYNEDDIYPLAISVEFLHAATLLHDDVLDNALLRRNTITAHNLFGTVSTILAGDALLAKGNLLVATYGCQKCILTISQALYQTAHGEILEIYNQGEIWENKNIYLEIITGKTAWVIQAACKVGALKAGATPQQVDVAALFGYNLGIAFQIIDDALDFLPSKDTGKPEGGDIREGKFTPPLFYYLKTLSLEEKNIFIKKFQTHNFTDEEILTITRVIHEQNFDQKTRELANVYFQKALTNLELLTNVPKPEYKTILIECLNYISTRTS
- the wbaP gene encoding undecaprenyl-phosphate galactose phosphotransferase WbaP; translation: MIKVKKFFLNFTTRRTLILVCSDCIALLSTVIIAAYIRNIFTPVEFSQHWTLLLFLLVAIFVNYMKELYDATPPPLPEEVKSLSLSVSLAYFCIAIYLFFFRADLPSRLVYMASWMASLIVVPVIRCNVRQYFSRKSWWGIPTIFLGNGSILSLIQKYLVKHPEFGLTPMGYAYSINQTIEDKEDKTSDGYLKPSLMYLETEQKIKQFVSNHPRSCAFVLLSKDDIYHTKLEKVATTLFSSIILVSEDFFKCGIPLWVRPLEIGSFLCLKVRQNLLDPRKLVVKRCIDLILSIIIGIATFPLICFIAIWIRLESPGPIFFRQLRIGREGKPIWIVKFRTMVQNAEQVLQKTLDENEELRNEWKADQKLRYDPRITKVGKLLRRTSLDELPQIWNVLLGDMSLVGPRPIVEEEVARYGDAYALYIKVRPGITGLWQVSGRNDLTYNQRVQTDWYYISNWSVWLDIVILARTIPVVVKRKGAY
- a CDS encoding sodium:proton antiporter → MKLFHVLFLVLTILFFIPFSVLAATGHYELHGTELSIIWVIPFICMLLSIALGPLIIPHFWHHNFGKISVFWGLAFLIPCAVIFGIPLTAYQLLHTIFLEYIPFIVLLLVLFTVAGGVRLKGHLIGKPIVNTGLLFIGTILASWMGTTGAAMLLIRPLIRANEHRKYVIHSVIFFIFLVANIGGSLTPLGDPPLFLGFLKGVHFFWTTTHLFPMTVILSILLLTIYFILDSILYKKEGSPLPQNISDNPGQLGIEGKVNLILLLCVVLTVLMSGVWNPDISINIYGISIALQDLSRDIILLLLTGISLKLTKKESRKLNGFSWEPIQEVAKLFIGIFISMIPAITILRAGEHGVLAPVIELVFKDGQPVNSMFFWLTGILSSFLDNAPTYLVFFNTATGDATHLMGEWAKTLCAISAGSVFMGAVTYIGNAPNFMVRSIAVTHGISMPSFFGYMLWSICILFPCFILLTWLFF